A part of Flavobacteriaceae bacterium GSB9 genomic DNA contains:
- the rimO gene encoding 30S ribosomal protein S12 methylthiotransferase RimO — translation MRTKSLKKNKINVVTLGCSKNVYDSEVLMGQLKASGKDVVHEQEGNVVVINTCGFINNAKEESVNTILEYLQKKEEGDVDKVFVTGCLSERYKPDLQKEIPNVDEYFGTTELPALLKVLGADYKHELIGERLTTTPKNYAYLKIAEGCDRPCSFCAIPIMRGKHRSTPIEDIVIEAEKLAANGVKELILIAQDLTYYGLDLYKKRNLAELLEALVKVEGVEWIRLHYAFPTGFPMDVLEVMNREPKVCNYIDIPLQHISDDILKSMRRGTTKEKTTKLLKDFRAAVPDMAIRTTLIVGYPGETEENFQELKQWVQDMRFERLGCFTYSHEENTHAFNLEDDVPEDVKIDRANQIMEVQSQISWELNQQKIGQEFKVVIDRKEGNYFVGRTEFDSPDVDNEVLIDASTAYLKTGEFTKIKVVEAEDFDLYGTVIQ, via the coding sequence ATGCGCACAAAATCCTTAAAGAAAAACAAAATTAATGTAGTAACCCTGGGGTGTAGTAAAAACGTTTACGACAGCGAGGTGCTCATGGGGCAATTAAAGGCTAGTGGTAAAGATGTAGTGCACGAACAGGAGGGTAATGTTGTTGTTATTAATACCTGTGGATTTATCAATAACGCCAAAGAAGAAAGCGTTAATACTATTTTGGAATACTTGCAAAAAAAGGAAGAGGGCGATGTAGACAAGGTTTTTGTTACGGGGTGTTTAAGTGAGCGCTACAAACCCGATTTACAAAAGGAAATACCTAATGTAGATGAATATTTTGGAACAACGGAGTTGCCTGCTTTGTTAAAAGTTTTGGGTGCTGATTACAAACACGAACTTATAGGCGAGCGTTTAACCACCACTCCAAAAAACTATGCCTATTTAAAAATAGCAGAGGGCTGCGATAGGCCATGTAGTTTCTGTGCTATTCCCATTATGAGAGGTAAACACCGCAGCACACCTATTGAAGATATTGTTATAGAAGCCGAAAAGCTAGCTGCCAATGGCGTAAAAGAACTGATTCTTATTGCACAAGATTTAACGTATTACGGATTGGATTTATACAAAAAAAGAAATCTTGCTGAACTTTTGGAGGCTTTGGTAAAAGTTGAAGGTGTAGAATGGATTCGTTTGCATTATGCATTCCCAACAGGATTCCCAATGGATGTGTTGGAGGTTATGAACCGCGAACCAAAAGTCTGCAATTATATTGATATCCCGTTACAGCATATTTCAGATGATATTTTGAAAAGTATGCGCCGTGGCACTACCAAAGAAAAAACCACAAAATTGCTTAAGGATTTCAGAGCTGCTGTTCCGGATATGGCTATCAGGACGACGCTTATTGTTGGTTATCCCGGTGAAACCGAAGAAAACTTTCAGGAATTAAAACAATGGGTGCAAGATATGCGTTTTGAACGTTTAGGCTGTTTTACTTATAGCCATGAGGAAAATACACATGCTTTTAACTTGGAAGATGATGTTCCTGAAGATGTTAAAATTGATCGTGCCAACCAAATTATGGAGGTTCAGTCACAAATTTCATGGGAACTAAACCAACAAAAAATAGGGCAAGAATTCAAAGTAGTAATCGATAGAAAGGAAGGTAACTACTTTGTTGGTCGTACCGAGTTTGATTCACCCGATGTCGATAATGAAGTCTTGATTGATGCCAGCACCGCCTATTTGAAAACAGGTGAATTCACTAAAATAAAAGTTGTTGAAGCTGAAGATTTCGACCTTTACGGTACAGTGATTCAGTAA
- the ygiD gene encoding 4,5-DOPA dioxygenase extradiol, giving the protein MALTHLNKITQPFKSTDKMPVLFLGHGSPMNAIEENEFVKSFKQLGQTLQQPKAILCISAHWETRGTFVTAMDYPRTIHDFRGFPQALFNIEYPAPGSPELAKETQNIVTSTHVGLDEKWGLDHGAWSVIKHLYPNANIPVIQMSIDYTKPAKYHYELAKELNSLRKKGVLIVGSGNIVHNLGMVSWNKLNDTFAYDWATEANEKMKQFILDDNHEALINFTSQGKAFNLAVPTPEHYLPLIYTLALKEQNDSINIFNDKPVGGSITMTSIKVG; this is encoded by the coding sequence ATGGCATTAACTCATTTAAATAAAATAACACAGCCGTTTAAAAGTACAGATAAAATGCCTGTTTTATTTTTAGGGCACGGGTCTCCTATGAATGCTATTGAAGAAAACGAATTTGTTAAGTCTTTTAAACAGTTAGGGCAAACCTTGCAGCAACCTAAGGCCATACTCTGCATTTCTGCACACTGGGAAACCAGAGGCACCTTTGTTACGGCCATGGATTACCCAAGAACCATTCACGATTTTAGAGGTTTCCCACAAGCCTTGTTCAATATTGAATATCCCGCACCCGGAAGCCCTGAGCTAGCAAAAGAAACTCAAAATATTGTAACATCCACCCATGTTGGCCTAGATGAGAAATGGGGATTAGACCATGGCGCCTGGAGCGTTATTAAACACCTTTATCCCAACGCTAACATTCCAGTAATTCAAATGAGTATTGATTATACAAAACCAGCAAAATACCATTACGAATTGGCAAAAGAATTAAACAGTTTGCGGAAAAAAGGCGTTTTAATTGTTGGCAGTGGAAATATAGTACACAACCTAGGCATGGTGTCTTGGAACAAGTTAAACGATACTTTTGCCTATGATTGGGCCACTGAGGCCAACGAAAAAATGAAACAATTTATTCTAGATGATAACCACGAAGCCCTTATCAATTTTACATCACAGGGTAAAGCGTTCAATTTGGCTGTACCAACACCAGAACATTATTTGCCTCTTATTTACACATTAGCATTAAAAGAACAGAACGATTCTATAAACATATTTAACGATAAACCTGTTGGCGGCTCTATAACTATGACATCGATTAAAGTAGGGTGA
- a CDS encoding tRNA (guanine-N1)-methyltransferase: MNSIKSLFFIVFTCFISSYSFSQEEEISLNDGTIDNQFEYILRKSGNFKGTNGQPYEAVKLSMFLTLRSHTNDTLKTLKKTLAERQATLTNQAKEITELKTNLINTQQNLDKTNAEKNSMALFGIQMSKGGYNALMWSIIAGLLALLILFIYKFKNSNAVTREAKKSLAEIEEEFDEHRRIALEREQKVRRQLQDEINKQKKI, from the coding sequence ATGAATTCTATCAAATCGTTATTTTTTATAGTATTTACATGCTTCATTTCATCGTATTCTTTTTCTCAAGAAGAAGAAATATCTTTAAACGATGGTACTATTGATAATCAGTTTGAATATATTCTTAGAAAATCAGGTAATTTTAAAGGCACCAATGGACAACCCTACGAAGCTGTAAAACTAAGCATGTTTCTTACCTTAAGAAGCCATACCAATGATACGCTCAAAACTCTTAAAAAAACTTTAGCTGAAAGGCAGGCTACATTAACAAACCAAGCCAAGGAAATAACAGAACTTAAAACCAACCTCATCAATACTCAACAAAACCTCGACAAAACCAATGCTGAAAAAAACAGTATGGCCCTGTTTGGAATACAAATGAGCAAAGGTGGTTATAATGCTCTCATGTGGTCTATTATAGCGGGGTTATTGGCGCTACTTATTTTATTTATTTATAAGTTCAAGAACAGTAATGCGGTTACACGTGAAGCAAAAAAATCATTAGCTGAAATTGAAGAAGAATTTGACGAACACCGCCGTATTGCACTAGAGCGTGAGCAAAAAGTACGCAGACAACTTCAAGACGAAATTAACAAGCAAAAGAAGATTTAG
- a CDS encoding DUF3482 domain-containing protein, protein MKSKNNIGLGMAFGVAIGAAIGASTDNLGLWIALGIAIGAAIGFSLNQKEKSKDE, encoded by the coding sequence ATGAAAAGTAAAAACAACATCGGTTTAGGAATGGCTTTTGGTGTTGCCATAGGTGCGGCTATTGGAGCTTCAACCGATAATTTAGGGTTATGGATTGCACTAGGAATAGCTATTGGCGCTGCTATAGGTTTTAGCTTAAACCAAAAAGAAAAATCTAAAGATGAATAA
- a CDS encoding peptidoglycan DD-metalloendopeptidase family protein translates to MSNKKFIGVLRDITDGGLCILDTSIQIAEYIPIDLSETNEALKKIDVSSSVKLAEYVNCHILKHNSKVAYGGYLEERTIYKRSTHFNQQDEGSKRNIHLGIDLWCLAETKVLAVLEGEVHSFKNNTNHGDYGPTIILKHQIDGVEFFTLYGHLSLVSIENIKPGYIFKKGEKIGVLGDSEINGDYPPHLHFQIIKDLQGYEGDYPGVCSKNNLAFYKANCPDPNLLLKI, encoded by the coding sequence ATGTCCAATAAAAAATTTATAGGTGTTTTAAGAGATATTACTGATGGTGGTTTATGCATTTTAGATACTTCAATCCAGATAGCGGAATACATTCCTATAGATTTATCGGAAACTAATGAAGCACTAAAGAAAATTGATGTGTCTTCATCTGTAAAATTAGCCGAATATGTTAATTGTCATATTTTAAAGCATAATTCCAAAGTGGCTTATGGTGGTTATTTAGAGGAAAGAACTATTTATAAGCGCAGTACTCATTTTAATCAACAGGATGAAGGATCAAAGCGTAACATTCATTTAGGAATCGATTTGTGGTGTTTAGCAGAGACTAAAGTTTTGGCAGTATTAGAAGGAGAAGTACACAGTTTTAAAAACAATACTAACCATGGCGATTATGGGCCAACTATTATTTTAAAGCACCAGATTGATGGTGTTGAATTTTTTACGCTTTATGGCCACTTAAGTTTAGTTTCGATTGAAAATATAAAACCAGGATATATCTTTAAAAAAGGAGAAAAGATAGGTGTTTTAGGAGATTCAGAAATTAATGGCGATTACCCGCCACATTTACATTTTCAAATTATAAAAGACTTGCAAGGATATGAAGGCGATTACCCTGGGGTTTGTAGTAAAAACAATTTAGCGTTTTATAAGGCAAATTGTCCAGATCCTAATTTATTGTTGAAGATTTAA
- the ftsY gene encoding signal recognition particle-docking protein FtsY: MSFFKKIFSSEKKETLDKGLEKSKTSFFGKLSKAVAGKSKVDDEVLDNLEEVLVTSDVGVNTTLKVIERIEERVAKDKYVGTDELNQILREEIAALLSETNSGEETEFAIPDLSKLENGKKTPYVLMVVGVNGVGKTTTIGKLAYQFKKKGLNVVLGAADTFRAAAIDQLQIWADRVDVPMVKQKMGSDPASVAFDALQSGVTQDADVVIIDTAGRLHNKVNLMNELTKVKRVMQKVVGDAPHDVLLVLDGSTGQNAFEQAKQFTAATEVTSLAVTKLDGTAKGGVVIGISDQFQIPVKYIGVGEGIEDLQVFNKYEFVDSFFK; encoded by the coding sequence ATGAGTTTTTTTAAAAAAATATTTTCCTCAGAGAAAAAAGAAACCTTAGACAAAGGGTTAGAAAAATCCAAAACCAGTTTTTTTGGTAAGTTGAGCAAGGCTGTTGCCGGAAAATCTAAAGTAGACGATGAGGTTTTAGATAATCTAGAGGAAGTTTTGGTAACCAGCGATGTTGGCGTTAATACTACATTAAAAGTTATTGAGCGTATTGAAGAACGTGTTGCTAAGGATAAATATGTGGGGACGGACGAATTGAACCAAATTCTTCGTGAAGAAATAGCGGCTTTGTTGAGTGAAACAAATTCTGGAGAAGAAACCGAATTTGCTATACCAGATTTGTCTAAACTAGAAAACGGCAAAAAAACGCCTTATGTACTTATGGTTGTAGGTGTAAACGGCGTAGGTAAAACCACAACGATTGGTAAATTAGCTTACCAGTTTAAAAAGAAAGGCTTAAATGTGGTATTAGGAGCGGCGGATACCTTTAGGGCTGCTGCAATAGACCAGCTTCAAATTTGGGCCGATAGAGTTGATGTACCTATGGTAAAACAAAAGATGGGGAGTGATCCAGCCTCGGTGGCTTTTGATGCTTTGCAATCTGGAGTTACTCAAGATGCTGATGTCGTAATAATAGATACCGCAGGCCGATTACATAATAAAGTCAATTTAATGAACGAATTGACCAAAGTGAAGCGAGTCATGCAAAAAGTGGTTGGTGATGCGCCACACGATGTGTTATTGGTTTTAGACGGATCTACAGGACAAAATGCCTTCGAACAAGCCAAGCAGTTTACGGCAGCAACGGAGGTAACCTCGTTGGCTGTGACAAAACTTGATGGTACAGCAAAAGGCGGAGTAGTAATTGGTATTTCAGACCAGTTTCAAATTCCTGTGAAGTATATAGGGGTTGGTGAAGGTATTGAAGATTTGCAGGTATTCAATAAGTACGAGTTTGTAGACTCGTTTTTTAAGTAA
- a CDS encoding DUF4295 domain-containing protein produces MAKKSVASLQTGSKRLTKAIKMVKSPKTGAYMFVESIMSPEQVNDFLSKK; encoded by the coding sequence ATGGCAAAGAAATCAGTAGCATCATTACAAACAGGATCTAAAAGATTAACAAAAGCAATAAAAATGGTAAAGTCACCAAAAACAGGGGCCTACATGTTTGTTGAATCTATTATGAGTCCAGAACAAGTAAACGACTTTTTAAGCAAAAAATAA
- the rpmG gene encoding 50S ribosomal protein L33, translating into MAKKGNRVQVILECTEHKESGKPGTSRYITTKNKKNTPDRMEIKKFNPILNRMTVHKEIK; encoded by the coding sequence ATGGCAAAGAAAGGCAACAGAGTACAAGTAATATTAGAGTGTACAGAGCACAAAGAGTCTGGAAAACCAGGAACTTCTAGGTACATTACTACCAAAAACAAAAAGAATACGCCAGATAGAATGGAGATTAAAAAATTTAATCCTATTCTTAACCGTATGACAGTTCATAAAGAAATTAAATAA
- a CDS encoding SRPBCC domain-containing protein — MGHNIYHSFQIQASPKEVFDAVSQPEHLDNWWSLKSSGTPELNAEYNLNFTDKYNWFCKVVKIKEPESIHFKMTKADADWNPTTFGFDFEASKNGTMVNFSHINWPEKNNHFKHSSFCWALLLNGLKDYLEKGIIVPFESRS; from the coding sequence ATGGGACACAATATCTATCACAGTTTTCAGATACAAGCCTCTCCAAAAGAAGTTTTTGATGCAGTTTCGCAACCAGAACATCTCGATAATTGGTGGAGTTTAAAATCTTCTGGAACTCCAGAATTGAACGCTGAGTATAACCTTAATTTTACCGATAAGTACAATTGGTTTTGTAAAGTTGTGAAAATAAAGGAGCCCGAATCAATTCATTTTAAAATGACCAAAGCTGATGCCGATTGGAATCCAACTACGTTTGGTTTCGATTTTGAAGCATCTAAAAATGGAACAATGGTTAACTTTAGCCATATTAACTGGCCTGAAAAGAATAACCATTTTAAGCACTCGTCTTTTTGTTGGGCGTTGCTTTTAAACGGACTTAAAGATTATCTTGAGAAAGGTATTATTGTGCCTTTTGAGTCCAGAAGTTAA